The Amycolatopsis sp. 195334CR genome window below encodes:
- a CDS encoding PP2C family serine/threonine-protein phosphatase, translating to MTLVLRYAARSDRGLVRSNNQDSVYAGPRLLALADGMGGHAAGEVASKVVIASLAPLDDDEPGDDLLSQLRDAVAAGNGAIAELVANDPDLDGMGTTLTAVLFSGSRLGLVHVGDSRAYLLRDGQFTQITRDDSFVNELLEQGRITEEEAATHPQRSLLLKALTGHEVEPSLTVREARAGDRYLVCSDGLSGMVSDETMAEAMRIPDPQDCADRMIELALKGGGTDNVTVIIADVVDVDYGENAPIVGGAAGDGSDDFNHQGDSPAARARALTQPQPQPRRQDTPPPPDPKAKRRKLFRIFGVLILVLIVLAAGVIATRYWVLSQYYVGAGANDEVVIYQGVSGSVLGLDLQEQVEDSCAPGANLCDRLLLSDLQEAPREDVRNGVRMDSLAAARDYIDSLWDKRLPICPEPPSQGGGIPGEVPGSGGGLIGGFGAQQQTPVQPPPSESAPPPEQSSAPVDPPSPDRPGVDCRLATGGVR from the coding sequence ATGACCCTCGTCCTCCGCTACGCGGCCCGCAGCGACCGTGGCCTGGTGCGATCCAACAACCAGGACTCCGTCTACGCCGGCCCCCGCCTGCTCGCTCTGGCCGACGGCATGGGCGGGCACGCCGCCGGTGAAGTCGCCAGCAAGGTCGTCATCGCCTCACTGGCCCCGCTCGACGACGACGAACCCGGTGACGACCTGCTCTCGCAACTGCGCGACGCGGTCGCCGCCGGCAACGGCGCCATCGCCGAACTGGTCGCCAACGACCCCGACCTGGACGGCATGGGCACCACGCTCACCGCCGTGCTGTTCTCCGGTTCGCGGCTCGGCCTGGTGCACGTCGGCGACTCGCGCGCCTACCTGCTGCGCGACGGGCAGTTCACCCAGATCACCCGCGACGACAGCTTCGTCAACGAACTGCTCGAACAGGGCCGCATCACCGAGGAGGAGGCGGCCACCCACCCGCAGCGGTCGCTGCTGCTCAAGGCGCTGACCGGGCACGAGGTGGAACCGAGCCTGACCGTGCGCGAGGCCCGCGCCGGCGACCGCTACCTGGTCTGCTCCGACGGGCTGTCCGGCATGGTCAGCGACGAGACCATGGCCGAGGCCATGCGCATCCCGGACCCGCAGGACTGCGCGGACCGGATGATCGAGCTGGCGCTCAAGGGCGGCGGCACGGACAACGTCACGGTGATCATCGCCGACGTGGTGGACGTCGACTACGGCGAGAACGCGCCGATCGTCGGCGGGGCCGCCGGTGACGGCAGTGACGACTTCAACCACCAGGGCGACTCCCCCGCCGCGCGGGCCAGGGCGCTGACGCAGCCCCAGCCCCAGCCGCGGCGCCAGGACACGCCACCGCCCCCGGACCCCAAGGCCAAGCGGCGGAAGCTGTTCCGCATCTTCGGCGTGCTGATCCTGGTGCTGATCGTGCTCGCCGCCGGGGTCATCGCGACCAGGTACTGGGTGCTGAGCCAGTACTACGTCGGCGCGGGCGCGAACGACGAGGTGGTCATCTACCAGGGGGTTTCCGGCAGCGTGCTGGGTCTGGACCTGCAGGAGCAGGTGGAGGACTCGTGTGCGCCCGGCGCCAACCTGTGCGACCGCCTGCTGCTGTCCGACCTGCAGGAAGCCCCGCGCGAGGACGTGCGCAACGGGGTGCGGATGGACAGCCTCGCCGCGGCCCGCGACTACATCGACTCGCTGTGGGACAAGCGGCTGCCGATCTGCCCCGAGCCCCCGAGCCAGGGCGGCGGCATCCCGGGCGAGGTCCCGGGCTCCGGCGGCGGCCTGATCGGCGGCTTCGGCGCGCAGCAGCAGACGCCGGTCCAGCCGCCCCCGTCCGAATCGGCGCCCCCGCCCGAGCAGTCCTCCGCGCCGGTGGACCCGCCGAGTCCGGATCGCCCGGGGGTGGACTGCCGGCTCGCCACGGGCGGCGTCCGCTGA